A genomic region of Thermodesulfovibrionales bacterium contains the following coding sequences:
- a CDS encoding OsmC family protein encodes MGKIELRWAGDDSRMFIGHDSYGQTVVAGKWTKGDGEEWKGLKPSDLLVISLCSCSAYDVVEILKKQRKNLIGLSITADAKQTSEPPYPFTDIHLHYVITGKEISPEQAKKVIELSQNKYCSVAATIRGVAKITYSYEVREG; translated from the coding sequence ATGGGAAAGATCGAATTGCGATGGGCTGGTGATGACAGCAGAATGTTTATCGGACACGACAGTTACGGTCAGACCGTTGTAGCTGGAAAGTGGACGAAGGGGGACGGGGAGGAATGGAAAGGGCTTAAGCCCTCTGACTTGCTCGTCATAAGCCTCTGCTCCTGTTCGGCATATGACGTAGTCGAAATCCTCAAAAAACAGCGAAAGAACCTGATCGGTCTTTCCATTACTGCCGACGCGAAACAGACATCAGAACCTCCGTACCCGTTCACCGATATCCACCTGCATTACGTGATTACCGGAAAGGAGATCTCTCCTGAGCAGGCGAAAAAGGTGATCGAGCTCTCACAGAACAAGTATTGCTCTGTGGCTGCCACCATTCGTGGCGTAGCGAAGATTACCTATAGTTATGAAGTAAGGGAGGGGTAA
- a CDS encoding diguanylate cyclase gives MKKRKKNCWDVKECGRELGGKNVREIGICLAAIYRKLDGVHGGKNAGRACWLVAGTMCPGRVQGTFAEEYKDCLICDFYALVKREEGLDFRTATGLEEMLLDTENRYRMIFERAGDAIFILDTEGEKAGQIVTANQAAAEMHGYTMDELLAMNIRDLDTPDAAREAPARISRMLEGEWIKAEITHRRKDGTIFPVEISAGLLEFGNHKYILAFDRDISERKRLEEGLRALSLTDELTGLTNRRGFFPLAEQQLKLSNRLKRGLYILYIDIDNLKKINDTMGHREGDLVIIETANILKDCFREADVIARISGDEFVVMLVGGTEHDINNVTARLRENLERLNPGRGCGYDLSLSVGTAHYDPVRPSSLDQLLARGDKMMYEDKRLKKKT, from the coding sequence ATGAAGAAAAGAAAGAAAAACTGCTGGGACGTTAAAGAATGCGGGAGGGAGCTCGGCGGGAAGAACGTCAGAGAGATCGGCATATGCCTCGCCGCCATTTACAGGAAGCTCGATGGTGTTCACGGCGGGAAGAATGCCGGTAGGGCATGCTGGCTTGTGGCGGGCACCATGTGCCCGGGACGGGTTCAGGGTACCTTTGCCGAGGAGTATAAGGACTGTCTTATCTGCGATTTTTACGCCCTCGTGAAGAGGGAGGAAGGGCTGGATTTCAGGACAGCAACGGGCCTGGAGGAGATGTTGCTGGATACCGAGAATCGCTACCGGATGATCTTTGAACGCGCCGGGGACGCAATCTTCATTTTAGATACCGAAGGAGAAAAGGCAGGACAGATTGTGACTGCAAATCAGGCGGCAGCGGAAATGCATGGATACACCATGGACGAGTTATTGGCCATGAACATAAGAGATCTTGATACGCCTGATGCCGCAAGAGAGGCGCCGGCTCGGATTAGCCGGATGTTGGAAGGGGAATGGATCAAGGCTGAGATCACCCATCGCAGGAAGGACGGCACGATCTTCCCCGTCGAGATCAGCGCCGGTTTGCTCGAATTCGGGAACCACAAATATATTCTTGCCTTTGACAGGGATATCAGCGAACGGAAGCGGCTGGAGGAAGGGCTTCGTGCCTTGTCCCTTACCGATGAACTCACGGGACTCACGAACCGTCGGGGATTCTTTCCCCTGGCCGAACAGCAGCTGAAGTTGTCCAACCGGCTGAAGCGGGGACTCTACATACTCTATATCGATATCGATAATCTCAAAAAGATCAACGACACCATGGGGCACAGGGAAGGAGATCTCGTGATCATCGAGACTGCCAATATCCTCAAAGACTGTTTTCGCGAGGCTGATGTGATTGCCCGCATCAGCGGCGATGAGTTTGTGGTTATGCTGGTAGGAGGCACGGAGCATGATATAAACAATGTTACCGCTCGTCTCCGCGAGAACCTCGAGAGACTCAATCCAGGAAGAGGCTGCGGCTATGACCTGTCGCTCAGTGTCGGCACAGCCCACTATGATCCAGTACGCCCGTCTTCGCTCGATCAGCTGCTTGCTCGGGGGGACAAGATGATGTATGAGGACAAACGGCTGAAGAAAAAAACATAA
- a CDS encoding universal stress protein — protein sequence MKILLATDGSKYSEAAADFLTFLKLRPEDEITVFHALSWIPFRYDRDFYFDALNEIKREIAPRILDRSLEILRTVKARLSTLILEGSPEQCIVDAVKESETDMIVMGARGIRGIESLFVGSVTRSVAVTSPKPVLVIKLPRDRRRPEKIRILLAADGSDHSMATGNLLSSVPFGDDAEVMVLNVVPPVFVDIPQTFVPEINERFLEVAEKERSARMVESKKLLDGMREHLGKNFTQIQVLSEVGDPAKEILKVSQRERADIIAVGCRGLRGIKGMLGSVSRNILAHSECSVLIGKACKE from the coding sequence ATGAAGATACTATTGGCAACGGACGGCTCGAAGTATTCCGAGGCTGCAGCCGATTTCCTAACCTTTCTTAAGCTACGCCCTGAGGACGAAATTACGGTTTTTCATGCCCTCTCCTGGATCCCCTTTCGTTACGACAGGGACTTCTATTTCGATGCGCTGAACGAGATAAAAAGGGAGATCGCTCCGAGGATTCTCGACAGAAGCCTGGAAATTCTCAGAACGGTCAAGGCCAGACTGAGTACGCTCATCCTGGAGGGTTCTCCTGAACAGTGTATTGTCGATGCAGTCAAAGAGTCGGAGACTGATATGATTGTAATGGGCGCAAGAGGCATCAGAGGAATCGAATCGCTTTTTGTCGGAAGCGTTACACGATCGGTCGCGGTCACTTCACCAAAACCCGTTCTTGTTATAAAACTCCCGAGAGACAGGAGAAGACCTGAGAAGATCAGAATACTCCTTGCCGCTGACGGCTCTGATCATTCTATGGCAACGGGAAATCTCCTCTCTTCAGTCCCCTTTGGCGATGACGCCGAAGTGATGGTGCTCAATGTTGTCCCGCCTGTCTTCGTCGATATCCCCCAAACCTTCGTTCCGGAAATCAATGAAAGATTCCTCGAGGTCGCGGAGAAGGAGCGATCGGCAAGAATGGTCGAATCGAAAAAACTCCTTGATGGGATGAGGGAACACTTGGGCAAGAACTTCACGCAGATACAGGTCCTGTCGGAAGTCGGCGACCCGGCAAAAGAGATCCTTAAGGTCTCCCAGAGAGAGAGAGCGGACATAATAGCAGTGGGGTGCAGAGGGTTAAGGGGGATAAAGGGGATGCTCGGAAGCGTATCGCGAAATATCCTTGCCCATTCTGAATGTTCAGTCCTCATCGGCAAGGCTTGTAAAGAGTGA